A part of Amycolatopsis lurida genomic DNA contains:
- a CDS encoding winged helix-turn-helix transcriptional regulator, whose protein sequence is MQVVDGLHRLKAARVRGDTKIAARFIDGAESDAFVLAVEANIRHGLPLSLADRKRAAVQIIGTHPQWSDRRVASATGISAGTVADLRRRGGESGNGARIGRDGRIRPVDSSERRKLAADLIRNDPGLSLRQVAKQVGISPETVRDVRGRLERGESPTPDGSRRLRAKPDPLSLTETDLGHSLDRERLTVLERLKADPALRLSEVGRILLRMLAMHSMDGQEWERILHGVPPHLYGVVAGFARDHARVWAGFADHLESRATDLAAR, encoded by the coding sequence ATGCAGGTGGTCGATGGCCTGCACCGGCTGAAGGCGGCACGAGTACGAGGCGATACGAAAATCGCCGCGAGGTTCATCGACGGCGCCGAATCCGACGCCTTCGTTCTCGCGGTGGAAGCGAACATCCGGCACGGTCTGCCGCTTTCACTGGCGGACCGGAAACGGGCGGCCGTCCAGATCATCGGGACGCATCCGCAGTGGTCCGACCGGCGGGTGGCTTCGGCGACCGGCATTTCCGCGGGAACCGTGGCGGACCTGCGCAGGCGTGGCGGCGAAAGCGGAAACGGCGCCAGGATCGGGCGGGACGGGCGGATCCGGCCCGTGGACAGCTCGGAGCGGCGGAAGCTCGCCGCCGATCTGATCCGCAACGACCCCGGTCTTTCCCTGCGTCAGGTCGCCAAGCAGGTCGGCATCTCCCCGGAAACGGTCCGGGACGTGCGCGGCAGGCTGGAGCGTGGCGAAAGCCCGACCCCGGACGGGAGCAGGAGGCTGCGCGCGAAGCCGGATCCGTTGAGCCTGACGGAAACCGACCTCGGTCACTCGCTGGACCGGGAACGGCTCACCGTGCTGGAGCGGCTCAAGGCCGACCCGGCGCTGCGGCTGAGCGAGGTCGGGCGGATCCTGCTGCGCATGCTCGCCATGCACTCGATGGACGGGCAGGAATGGGAACGGATCCTGCACGGTGTCCCGCCGCACCTGTACGGCGTGGTCGCCGGATTCGCCAGGGATCACGCCCGGGTCTGGGCGGGGTTCGCGGATCACCTGGAGAGCAGGGCGACCGATCTGGCCGCACGGTGA
- the vanX gene encoding D-Ala-D-Ala dipeptidase VanX, which translates to MKDDFVFVDEVVSGIRWDAKYATWDNFTGKPVDGYLVNRIVGTRAFCAALEKARDKAGELGFGLLLWDGYRPQRAVDRFMRWAEEPEDGRKKARHYPNIDRPQMFEKGYVATKSGHSRGSTVDLTLYHLDTGELADMGGDHDLMDVVSHHGAAGVTEEATKNRAHLCAVMEGSGFRSYECEWWHYNLKDEPYPDTYFDFPIA; encoded by the coding sequence ATGAAGGATGATTTCGTCTTCGTAGACGAGGTCGTCTCCGGAATTCGCTGGGACGCCAAGTACGCCACGTGGGACAACTTCACCGGCAAGCCGGTGGACGGGTACCTGGTGAACCGGATCGTCGGCACGCGGGCGTTCTGCGCGGCGCTGGAGAAGGCGCGGGACAAGGCCGGGGAGCTCGGCTTCGGGCTGCTCCTGTGGGACGGATACCGCCCGCAGCGCGCCGTGGACCGCTTCATGCGCTGGGCGGAAGAGCCCGAAGACGGCCGGAAGAAGGCCAGGCACTACCCGAACATCGACCGGCCTCAGATGTTCGAAAAGGGCTACGTGGCCACCAAATCGGGCCACAGCCGCGGCAGCACCGTGGACCTGACGCTCTACCACCTGGACACCGGCGAGCTCGCCGACATGGGTGGCGACCACGACCTGATGGACGTCGTCTCGCATCACGGGGCGGCGGGCGTCACGGAAGAGGCCACGAAGAACCGCGCGCACCTGTGCGCGGTCATGGAGGGATCGGGCTTCCGCTCGTACGAGTGCGAGTGGTGGCACTACAACCTGAAGGACGAGCCCTACCCGGACACTTATTTCGATTTCCCCATCGCGTAG
- a CDS encoding ABC transporter ATP-binding protein: MEVMLRFGASPKSDDDPDPWSNRVRPGTVRRVLAYFRPHVGKVAIFVLIAAMEAFVVVATPLLMKELIDGGILKNDFGVVILMAVLTAGLAVAGALLSLLSAYVSAKIGEGVTYDLRVQALDHVRRLPIAFFTRTQTGVLVGRLHTELIMAQQAFGHLLMAATSVVTVLLVLVELFYLSWLVAVVTLVLVPLFVLPWIWVGRIIQRRTGTLMETNAGLGGLLHERFNVQGAMLSKLFGRPDEEMADYRKRAGKIRNIGVSISIWARMSFVMMALMASVATAVVYGVGGGLVIEGAFQLGTLIAIATLLGRLFGPITQLSGLQETAQTVVVSFARIFELLDLKPLIQERPDAKELEKSKAPGIEFDDVVFRYPTADEVSLASLEHLRTKRENGDKTADVLRGISFEAPSGTLTALVGPSGAGKSTITHLVSRLYDPNAGAVRFDGHDLRDLSFDSIRGTVGVVSQDAYLFHDTIRENLLYARPAATEEELVEACKGAQIWELIQTLPRGFDTVTGDRGYRMSGGEKQRLAIARLLLKAPTVVVLDEATAHLDSESEAAVQRALKTALRDRTSLVIAHRLSTIREADQILVIDGGTVRERGTHDELLARGGLYSELYHTQFARPENNAPKPEPEEDEFDEEPLDTVVYGG, encoded by the coding sequence ATGGAAGTAATGTTGCGCTTCGGGGCGTCGCCCAAGAGCGATGACGACCCCGATCCCTGGTCGAACCGGGTCCGTCCGGGGACGGTGCGCAGAGTCCTCGCGTATTTCCGTCCCCACGTCGGCAAGGTGGCGATCTTCGTCCTCATCGCCGCGATGGAGGCGTTCGTCGTCGTCGCGACTCCCTTGCTGATGAAGGAGCTCATCGACGGCGGCATCCTCAAGAACGACTTCGGGGTCGTCATCCTGATGGCGGTCCTGACGGCCGGCCTCGCCGTGGCGGGCGCGCTGCTGTCGCTGTTGTCCGCCTACGTCTCCGCGAAGATCGGCGAGGGGGTCACCTACGACCTCCGGGTGCAGGCCCTCGATCACGTCCGGCGGCTGCCGATCGCGTTCTTCACCCGCACCCAGACCGGGGTGCTGGTCGGCAGGCTGCACACCGAACTCATCATGGCGCAACAGGCGTTCGGTCATCTGCTGATGGCGGCCACCAGTGTGGTCACCGTCCTGCTCGTGCTGGTCGAGCTGTTCTACCTGTCGTGGCTGGTCGCCGTGGTCACGCTGGTGCTGGTCCCGCTGTTCGTCCTCCCCTGGATCTGGGTGGGGAGGATCATCCAGCGCCGCACCGGAACGCTGATGGAGACGAACGCCGGGCTCGGCGGGCTCCTCCACGAGCGGTTCAACGTCCAGGGCGCGATGCTCTCGAAGCTCTTCGGCCGCCCGGACGAGGAGATGGCCGATTACCGCAAGCGCGCCGGGAAGATCCGCAACATCGGCGTGAGCATCTCCATCTGGGCCCGGATGTCCTTCGTCATGATGGCGCTGATGGCCTCGGTGGCCACGGCGGTCGTCTACGGGGTCGGCGGCGGCCTCGTGATCGAGGGGGCGTTCCAGCTCGGGACGCTCATCGCCATCGCCACCCTGCTCGGGCGGCTGTTCGGGCCGATCACCCAGCTGTCCGGGCTGCAGGAGACCGCGCAGACCGTGGTGGTGAGCTTCGCTCGGATCTTCGAGCTGCTCGACCTCAAGCCGCTGATCCAGGAACGCCCCGACGCCAAGGAACTCGAGAAGAGCAAGGCGCCGGGGATCGAGTTCGACGACGTGGTGTTCCGCTATCCCACCGCGGACGAGGTCTCGCTGGCTTCGCTCGAACACCTGCGGACCAAGCGGGAGAACGGGGACAAGACGGCGGACGTTCTGCGCGGCATCAGCTTCGAGGCGCCCTCGGGGACCCTCACCGCGCTCGTCGGCCCGTCGGGCGCGGGGAAGAGCACCATCACGCACCTGGTCTCCCGGCTGTACGACCCGAACGCCGGCGCGGTCCGCTTCGACGGGCACGATCTGCGCGACCTGTCCTTCGACTCGATCCGCGGCACGGTCGGGGTGGTCAGCCAGGACGCCTACCTCTTCCACGACACGATCCGGGAGAACCTGCTCTACGCCCGCCCGGCCGCCACCGAGGAGGAGCTGGTCGAAGCGTGCAAGGGGGCCCAGATCTGGGAGCTGATCCAGACGCTGCCCCGCGGGTTCGACACCGTCACCGGCGACCGCGGGTACCGCATGTCCGGCGGGGAGAAGCAGCGCCTGGCCATCGCCCGGTTGCTGCTGAAGGCGCCCACGGTCGTCGTGCTGGACGAGGCCACCGCCCATCTGGACTCCGAGTCGGAGGCCGCCGTCCAACGGGCGCTCAAGACCGCCTTGCGCGACCGGACGTCGCTGGTGATCGCGCACCGGTTGTCCACGATCCGCGAGGCCGACCAGATCCTCGTGATCGACGGCGGAACGGTCCGTGAACGCGGGACGCACGACGAGTTGCTGGCGCGGGGCGGGCTGTATTCGGAGCTCTACCACACGCAGTTCGCCAGGCCGGAGAACAACGCGCCCAAGCCGGAACCCGAGGAAGACGAGTTCGACGAAGAGCCGCTGGACACCGTGGTCTACGGAGGATGA
- a CDS encoding prephenate dehydrogenase, which translates to MTIEKALVVGTGLIGTSAALSLREKGVTVHLTDIDEDAVRVARELGAGREWTGEDVDLAVIAVPPHLVGERLAALQKQGAARAYTDVASVKAGPIADAERLGCDLISYVPGHPLAGRERSGPAAARAGLFAGRPWALCPGNETAAEALRLTRELVSLCGAEAVTVGAAEHDSAVALVSHAPHVAASAVAASLEDGEDVALRLAGQGLRDVTRIAAGNPLLWRKILAGNALPVAAVLDRIAADLAAAASALRAGDLDDVTDLLRRGVDGHGRIPAAPAGRPVAG; encoded by the coding sequence GTGACCATCGAGAAGGCGCTTGTCGTCGGCACCGGCCTGATCGGCACGTCGGCCGCGTTGTCCCTGCGGGAAAAGGGTGTCACCGTTCATCTCACCGACATCGACGAAGACGCCGTGCGGGTGGCGCGGGAACTCGGCGCCGGCCGTGAATGGACCGGCGAGGACGTGGATCTGGCGGTGATCGCCGTCCCGCCGCATCTGGTGGGGGAGCGGCTGGCCGCACTCCAGAAGCAGGGCGCGGCACGGGCGTACACCGACGTCGCCAGCGTCAAGGCGGGTCCGATCGCCGACGCGGAGCGGCTCGGCTGTGACCTGATCTCTTACGTGCCAGGGCATCCGCTCGCGGGGCGGGAGCGATCCGGTCCGGCCGCGGCGCGCGCCGGCCTGTTCGCGGGCCGCCCGTGGGCGCTGTGTCCCGGCAACGAAACCGCGGCCGAGGCACTACGGCTGACTCGCGAACTGGTGTCGCTGTGCGGGGCCGAGGCCGTCACCGTCGGCGCGGCCGAGCACGACTCGGCGGTGGCGCTGGTGTCACACGCTCCGCACGTGGCCGCTTCGGCGGTGGCGGCGAGCCTGGAGGACGGCGAGGACGTCGCCTTGCGCCTCGCCGGACAGGGGTTGCGCGACGTCACTCGTATAGCAGCCGGGAATCCTTTGCTGTGGCGGAAGATCCTCGCCGGGAACGCGCTGCCGGTGGCGGCGGTGCTCGACCGGATCGCGGCCGATCTGGCCGCGGCGGCCTCGGCGCTGCGGGCGGGCGACCTGGACGACGTGACGGACCTGCTGCGGCGCGGGGTGGACGGCCACGGCCGGATTCCCGCCGCTCCGGCCGGGCGGCCGGTAGCGGGGTGA
- a CDS encoding non-ribosomal peptide synthetase, whose translation MSSAAQAAPTVLDLFARQVGRAPGAVAVADGDRILTYRELDELAGRLSGRLAARGARRVAVMLDRSADLLVALLAVWKAGAAYVPVDASYPAPRVAFMVADSGASLVLCSAETRDSVPEGTESIVVTDDAGDVAVAPASPEDLAYVMYTSGSTGKPKGVAVPHSSVAELVGDPGWAMEPDDAVLMHAPHSFDASLCEIWVPLVSGARVVIAAPGPVDARRLREAVAGGVTRAHLTAGSFRAVAEEAPESFAGLREILTGGDLVPAHAVDRVRHAAPGARIRHLYGPTETTLCATWHVLEPEDDPVAVLPIGRPLSGRQAWVLDDSLRPVAPDVVGELYLSGAGLADGYLDRPGLTAGRFVADPFAPGKRMYRTGDLAKWTPDGELLFAGRVDDQVKIRGFRIEPGEVEAAMTAQPDVHEAVVVPIDGRLIGYVVADVEPALVRERLQAVLPDYLVPAVVLAVATLPLTGNGKVDRAALPAPDFTAKTDGREPVTEAERVLCGLFAEVLGIDRAGVDDGFFELGGDSILAVRVAARAAKAGLLVTPSQIFGERTPARLAAVAGIAPADRPFDGPLVELTAEDETELAAAVPDAVDVWPLAPLQAGLLFQTTLDDQGPDIYQTQWIVELTGPLDVARLRSVWEAVFARHPELRLTFHRLASGKAVQAVAGRVELPWREVDLTGASDVDEAVKALSAAEQRDRFDLAKAPLFRLVLITVAEDRHRLLVVNHHILTDGWSVAVILNEVSEAYTSGGFPDRTAASYRHYLAWLDRQDKDAARAAWQAELSDIDVPALVAKSDTATDYDYRVTHLAPELYTRLTGFARDHGLTLNTVVQGAWALVLARLARRTDVVFGTTVACRPAELPGVESMPGLMMNTIPVRVSLDGGQSVVDMLTGLQRRQVELMPHQHLGLTEIQKTAGPGAMFDTLLVFENYPRDFADQFSYLGTVEGTHYPVTVGVIPGEEFRIQLAYWRGQIDEAVAGSLLDWFAGALGALVEDPSALVGRTGMGEIPLPRWEPALIDGEPLPELIGRMAAERPDAVAVTDGEGDLTYAELWDRATRFAAVLRAAGVDRERRVGLVAGRSAWWLIGMLGVSLSGGVFVPVDPAYPAERVKLIFGSADPMLVVCQGKTRDAVPEEFADRVVVLDGIDLAAAPEAVLPTVGMRDAAYVIYTSGSTGTPKGVIVTYSGLGNLAMAHIERLAVTSSSRVLQFAALGFDTIVSEVMMALLSGATLVMPPDEDLPPQASLSDTLERWDVTHVKAPPSVLATVDLFPAGVETVTAAGELCPPGLVDRLSADRRMLNAYGPTETTICATVSMPLAPRGEVIPFGGPIAGVRGYLLDAFLRPLPRGVVGELYLAGIGVARGYLGRAALTSERFVADPFVPGERMYRTGDLAYWTDEDELVSAGRADDQVKIRGFRVEPREIEFALSNHPRVTQATVTVREGRLVAYVSPGDVDPEALRNELAERMPAYMVPAAVMVLDVLPLTAHGKIDRKALPEPDFSSKTVGREPATEAERILCEVFAEVLGLARVGVEDSFFELGGDSISSMQVASRARRDGIALTPKQVFEHRTPERLAQLVTLAPRQASRDSADGIGEVALTPVMRLFGDGAAAPGFAQWLVLGAPADLTEETLAAGLTAVLDTHDMLRARVADGRLVVGERGAPATFTRVKVEGELDEAAAAREAVGRLDPAAGVVVQIVWLDAGPDQVGRLIVVAHHLVVDGVSWRVLAADLRAACEAAAAGREPELEPVTVSFRRWAGLLEEWAVSAERVAELPAWQAILGKGDQPQPAGAVRSRSWTVPAAETSVLAGRAPVVFHCGVHEVLLAGLAGAVARWSASESVLVDVEGHGRHPAEGMDLSRTVGWFTSTHPVRLDVSGIDLDGVLAGDAAAGTLLKAVKEQSRAVPGDGLGYGLLRHLNAETEPVLAASPSASIGFNYLGRFAAGESGDVRAWQQVGEIGGSIDADMRLPHALDVNAIVQDLPDGPELIILLEWSDDVFDDAGIERLVQELLAVLSGLASQAEDPAAGGHTASDFGLLELDQDEIESFEALAAELSEGRAS comes from the coding sequence ATGAGTTCCGCAGCGCAGGCCGCACCGACGGTGCTCGATCTCTTCGCCAGGCAGGTGGGCCGGGCCCCCGGCGCGGTGGCCGTGGCCGACGGGGACCGGATCCTGACCTACCGCGAGCTCGACGAGCTCGCGGGCAGGCTGTCCGGCCGGTTGGCCGCCCGGGGTGCCCGCCGGGTCGCGGTGATGCTCGACCGCTCGGCGGATCTGCTGGTGGCGCTGCTCGCCGTCTGGAAGGCGGGCGCGGCGTACGTGCCGGTGGACGCCTCGTATCCCGCGCCGCGGGTGGCGTTCATGGTCGCGGATTCGGGCGCGTCCCTGGTGCTGTGCTCGGCCGAGACGCGCGACAGCGTCCCGGAAGGGACCGAGTCGATCGTCGTGACGGACGACGCGGGCGACGTCGCGGTCGCTCCGGCGAGCCCGGAAGACCTGGCGTACGTGATGTACACGTCCGGCTCCACGGGCAAGCCGAAGGGTGTCGCCGTCCCGCATTCCAGCGTCGCGGAACTGGTGGGCGATCCCGGCTGGGCGATGGAACCCGACGACGCGGTCCTCATGCACGCGCCGCATTCCTTCGACGCGTCGCTGTGCGAAATCTGGGTGCCGCTCGTGTCGGGTGCCAGGGTGGTGATCGCCGCGCCGGGGCCGGTGGACGCCCGACGGCTGCGGGAGGCGGTCGCGGGCGGGGTGACGCGGGCGCATCTCACCGCGGGCAGTTTCCGTGCGGTGGCGGAGGAAGCACCGGAGTCGTTCGCGGGGCTGCGCGAGATCCTGACCGGCGGGGACCTGGTGCCCGCGCACGCGGTGGACCGGGTGCGCCACGCCGCGCCCGGCGCGCGGATCCGGCATCTGTACGGGCCGACGGAAACGACGCTGTGCGCCACGTGGCACGTGCTTGAACCGGAGGACGATCCGGTGGCGGTCCTGCCGATCGGGCGTCCGCTGTCCGGGCGGCAGGCCTGGGTGCTGGACGACTCGCTGCGGCCGGTCGCCCCGGACGTGGTCGGCGAGCTGTACCTGTCCGGCGCCGGGCTGGCCGACGGCTACCTCGACCGGCCCGGGCTGACGGCCGGGCGGTTCGTCGCGGATCCGTTCGCGCCGGGCAAGAGGATGTACCGCACCGGTGACCTCGCGAAGTGGACACCGGACGGCGAACTGCTCTTCGCGGGCCGCGTCGACGACCAGGTGAAGATCCGCGGGTTCCGGATCGAACCCGGTGAGGTCGAAGCCGCGATGACCGCGCAGCCCGACGTCCACGAGGCCGTCGTGGTGCCGATCGACGGCCGCCTGATCGGTTACGTGGTGGCGGACGTGGAGCCCGCGCTCGTTCGCGAGCGGCTTCAAGCGGTCCTGCCCGACTATCTGGTCCCGGCCGTGGTGCTGGCGGTGGCCACCTTGCCGTTGACCGGCAACGGCAAGGTGGACCGGGCGGCGTTGCCCGCGCCCGACTTCACCGCGAAGACCGACGGGCGCGAACCCGTCACCGAGGCGGAGCGTGTCCTTTGTGGACTGTTCGCCGAAGTGCTCGGCATCGACCGGGCGGGTGTCGATGACGGCTTCTTCGAACTGGGCGGGGATTCGATCCTCGCGGTGCGCGTCGCGGCCCGTGCGGCGAAGGCCGGCCTGCTGGTGACGCCTTCGCAGATCTTCGGGGAGCGGACGCCCGCGCGGCTCGCCGCGGTGGCGGGCATCGCCCCGGCCGATCGGCCCTTCGACGGTCCCCTGGTCGAGTTGACCGCGGAAGACGAGACGGAACTGGCGGCCGCGGTCCCGGACGCCGTCGACGTCTGGCCGCTGGCGCCGCTTCAGGCGGGGCTGCTCTTCCAGACGACCCTCGACGACCAGGGTCCCGACATCTACCAGACCCAGTGGATCGTCGAGCTGACCGGACCGCTGGACGTGGCCAGGCTGCGGTCGGTCTGGGAGGCGGTTTTCGCCCGGCACCCCGAACTCCGGCTGACCTTCCACCGGCTCGCGTCGGGCAAGGCGGTGCAGGCCGTCGCCGGTCGCGTCGAATTGCCGTGGCGCGAGGTCGACTTGACCGGCGCGAGCGATGTCGACGAGGCCGTCAAGGCGCTGTCCGCGGCGGAACAGCGGGACCGGTTCGACCTCGCCAAGGCGCCGTTGTTCCGGCTCGTGCTGATCACGGTCGCCGAGGACCGGCACCGGTTGCTGGTGGTGAACCACCACATCCTGACCGACGGCTGGTCGGTGGCGGTGATCCTCAACGAGGTGTCCGAGGCGTATACGTCAGGTGGTTTCCCGGACCGGACGGCCGCTTCGTACCGCCACTATCTGGCGTGGCTGGACAGACAGGACAAGGACGCGGCGCGCGCGGCCTGGCAGGCGGAGCTGTCGGATATCGATGTGCCCGCGCTGGTCGCCAAGTCGGACACGGCGACGGACTACGACTACCGCGTCACCCATCTCGCGCCGGAGCTGTACACCCGGCTCACGGGTTTCGCCCGCGACCACGGCCTGACGCTCAACACGGTGGTGCAGGGCGCGTGGGCGCTGGTACTGGCGCGGCTCGCGCGGCGGACCGACGTCGTGTTCGGCACCACGGTCGCCTGCCGTCCCGCCGAACTCCCCGGCGTCGAGTCGATGCCGGGGCTGATGATGAACACGATCCCCGTGCGGGTCTCGCTGGACGGCGGACAGTCCGTTGTGGACATGCTCACCGGCCTGCAACGGCGTCAGGTCGAGCTGATGCCGCATCAGCATCTGGGCCTGACGGAGATCCAGAAGACGGCCGGACCCGGCGCGATGTTCGACACGCTGCTGGTGTTCGAGAACTACCCGCGGGACTTCGCCGACCAGTTCTCGTATCTGGGCACGGTCGAAGGAACGCACTACCCGGTGACGGTCGGGGTGATCCCGGGCGAGGAGTTCCGGATCCAGCTCGCCTACTGGCGCGGCCAGATCGACGAGGCCGTCGCCGGCTCCCTGCTGGACTGGTTCGCCGGAGCGCTCGGCGCGCTCGTCGAGGATCCGTCCGCGCTCGTCGGACGGACCGGGATGGGCGAGATCCCGTTGCCCCGCTGGGAACCGGCGTTGATCGACGGCGAGCCGCTGCCGGAGCTGATCGGGCGGATGGCGGCCGAGCGGCCGGACGCGGTGGCCGTCACGGACGGCGAAGGCGACCTGACCTACGCGGAACTGTGGGACCGCGCGACCAGGTTCGCCGCCGTCCTCCGCGCGGCGGGCGTCGACCGCGAGCGCCGGGTCGGACTGGTGGCCGGGCGGTCCGCGTGGTGGCTGATCGGGATGCTCGGGGTGTCGCTTTCGGGCGGCGTCTTCGTCCCGGTGGACCCCGCGTACCCGGCCGAGCGGGTGAAGCTGATCTTCGGCAGCGCCGATCCGATGCTGGTGGTGTGTCAGGGAAAGACGCGCGACGCGGTGCCGGAGGAATTCGCGGACCGCGTCGTCGTGCTCGACGGAATCGACCTGGCGGCGGCCCCGGAGGCGGTCTTGCCGACGGTCGGGATGCGCGACGCGGCGTACGTGATCTACACGTCAGGATCGACCGGAACCCCGAAGGGCGTGATCGTCACCTACTCGGGCCTGGGCAACCTGGCGATGGCGCATATCGAACGGCTCGCCGTGACGTCGTCGTCCCGTGTCCTGCAGTTCGCGGCGCTCGGCTTCGACACCATCGTGTCCGAGGTGATGATGGCGTTGCTTTCGGGGGCGACGCTGGTGATGCCGCCGGACGAGGATCTGCCGCCGCAGGCGTCGCTGAGCGACACGCTGGAGCGGTGGGACGTCACGCACGTGAAGGCTCCGCCGTCGGTGCTGGCCACCGTCGACCTGTTCCCGGCCGGGGTCGAGACGGTGACCGCGGCGGGGGAGCTTTGCCCGCCGGGACTGGTGGACCGCCTTTCGGCCGACCGCCGGATGCTCAACGCCTACGGGCCCACCGAAACCACGATCTGCGCGACGGTGAGCATGCCGCTGGCGCCGCGCGGCGAGGTGATCCCGTTCGGCGGGCCGATCGCCGGGGTGCGCGGCTATCTGCTGGACGCGTTCCTGCGTCCGTTGCCGCGCGGCGTCGTCGGCGAGCTGTATCTGGCGGGAATCGGTGTGGCGCGGGGATATCTGGGTCGTGCGGCGCTGACGTCGGAGCGGTTCGTCGCGGATCCGTTCGTCCCTGGTGAGCGCATGTACCGGACGGGCGACCTGGCCTACTGGACGGACGAGGACGAGCTGGTATCGGCCGGCCGGGCCGACGACCAGGTCAAGATCCGCGGGTTCCGGGTCGAGCCGCGCGAGATCGAGTTCGCGCTGTCCAACCATCCTCGGGTCACGCAAGCCACGGTGACGGTGCGCGAAGGCCGGTTGGTGGCCTATGTGTCGCCGGGTGACGTCGACCCGGAGGCGCTGCGAAACGAACTCGCCGAGCGGATGCCGGCGTACATGGTGCCCGCGGCAGTGATGGTGCTCGATGTCCTGCCGCTGACCGCGCACGGGAAGATCGACCGGAAGGCGTTGCCCGAACCGGATTTCTCGTCGAAGACGGTCGGCAGGGAGCCCGCGACCGAGGCCGAGCGGATCCTGTGCGAGGTCTTCGCCGAGGTGCTCGGGCTGGCGCGGGTCGGGGTCGAGGACAGTTTCTTCGAGCTGGGCGGGGATTCGATCTCGTCCATGCAGGTCGCGTCCCGAGCGCGTCGTGACGGCATCGCGCTGACTCCGAAGCAGGTGTTCGAGCACCGGACTCCGGAACGACTAGCGCAGCTGGTGACGCTGGCGCCGCGGCAGGCATCGCGCGATTCCGCCGACGGCATCGGTGAAGTCGCGCTGACGCCGGTGATGCGGCTGTTCGGGGACGGCGCGGCGGCGCCGGGCTTCGCGCAGTGGCTGGTCCTGGGCGCGCCGGCGGATCTGACGGAAGAGACGCTGGCGGCCGGGCTGACGGCGGTGTTGGACACGCACGACATGTTGCGGGCACGGGTCGCCGACGGACGGCTGGTGGTCGGTGAGCGTGGCGCTCCCGCGACCTTTACTCGGGTGAAGGTCGAAGGCGAACTGGACGAGGCAGCAGCGGCGCGGGAGGCCGTGGGACGGCTGGATCCCGCCGCGGGCGTGGTTGTCCAAATTGTGTGGTTGGACGCCGGACCGGACCAGGTTGGACGTCTGATCGTGGTGGCGCACCATCTCGTGGTCGACGGGGTCTCGTGGCGCGTCCTGGCGGCGGATCTGCGAGCGGCGTGCGAGGCCGCGGCCGCCGGTCGAGAGCCGGAACTGGAGCCGGTGACGGTGTCCTTCCGGCGTTGGGCAGGGCTGCTGGAGGAGTGGGCCGTCTCCGCCGAGCGGGTCGCGGAACTCCCGGCGTGGCAAGCGATCCTCGGGAAAGGGGACCAGCCGCAACCGGCGGGCGCCGTGCGCTCGCGGTCGTGGACGGTGCCTGCGGCTGAGACGTCGGTGCTGGCCGGACGGGCGCCGGTGGTGTTCCACTGCGGCGTGCACGAGGTCCTGCTGGCCGGGCTCGCGGGAGCGGTGGCCCGGTGGAGCGCGTCGGAGTCGGTACTGGTGGACGTCGAGGGCCACGGCCGTCATCCCGCCGAGGGAATGGACCTGTCGAGGACGGTGGGCTGGTTCACCAGCACGCATCCGGTGCGGCTCGACGTCTCCGGGATTGACCTGGACGGGGTGCTCGCCGGTGACGCGGCGGCCGGGACGTTGCTGAAGGCGGTCAAGGAACAGTCGCGCGCGGTGCCCGGCGACGGGCTCGGGTACGGATTGCTGCGCCATCTCAACGCCGAGACCGAGCCGGTGCTGGCGGCGTCGCCGTCGGCGAGCATCGGGTTCAACTACCTCGGCCGGTTCGCCGCCGGAGAGAGTGGCGATGTGCGGGCGTGGCAGCAGGTCGGCGAGATCGGCGGCTCGATCGACGCGGACATGCGGCTGCCGCACGCGCTGGACGTCAACGCGATCGTCCAGGACCTGCCGGACGGGCCGGAACTGATCATCCTGCTCGAATGGTCGGACGACGTGTTCGACGACGCCGGAATCGAACGACTCGTCCAGGAACTGCTGGCCGTGTTGTCCGGACTGGCCTCCCAAGCGGAAGACCCCGCCGCCGGCGGGCACACCGCATCCGATTTCGGTCTCCTCGAATTGGACCAGGACGAGATCGAGAGCTTCGAAGCATTGGCAGCGGAACTCAGCGAAGGCCGGGCATCGTGA